A genomic window from Algoriphagus sp. Y33 includes:
- a CDS encoding helix-turn-helix domain-containing protein: METITKEDLETLRFQLFADLKKLLEKPTENKPNEKEWLRSRDVKKMLSISDAALQNLRIRGLLHPVKISGLYYYKSEELKSLFKQ, translated from the coding sequence ATGGAAACCATCACTAAAGAAGATTTGGAAACCTTACGATTTCAGCTATTTGCAGATCTCAAAAAATTACTGGAAAAACCAACTGAGAATAAACCAAACGAAAAGGAATGGCTAAGAAGCCGGGATGTAAAAAAAATGCTGAGTATTTCCGATGCAGCCTTACAGAATTTACGGATTCGGGGACTATTGCATCCTGTTAAAATCTCAGGCCTCTATTACTACAAATCCGAAGAGTTGAAATCTTTATTCAAACAATAA
- the traN gene encoding conjugative transposon protein TraN, protein MNSNQLTKWTVTLMLVGITSLVGRSVQAQSNSSFTTQAIPSVSLQISEQLTTNLIFPQAIKSVDRGNREIMVQRANTVENVLQVKAETSEMNNSNLTVITSDGKFYSFKVSYSANPQQLNLTVIPGSKKPAAEFPKGTSNEVAVLETAQKVAVKNRQIKPIRQRKYMTGLSLTGIYIEEDLLYFQIRLENQTNITYDVEQFRFFIRDNRKDKRTAVQELEQIPIQILGNTAQIPAQSTQTIVVALPKFTIPDQKHLGIELMEQQGGRHLKIKVKNNHIIHAAVVE, encoded by the coding sequence ATGAACAGCAATCAACTTACAAAATGGACAGTCACACTAATGCTTGTGGGAATAACTTCTCTGGTTGGCCGTAGTGTACAAGCCCAATCAAATTCATCCTTTACTACGCAAGCAATCCCTTCTGTTTCCTTACAGATCAGCGAGCAGCTCACTACCAACCTGATTTTCCCGCAGGCCATCAAAAGTGTGGACCGAGGAAATCGAGAAATCATGGTTCAACGTGCAAATACCGTTGAAAACGTCCTTCAGGTGAAAGCTGAAACAAGCGAAATGAACAATAGCAACCTAACTGTGATCACATCAGACGGTAAGTTTTACTCATTTAAAGTAAGTTATTCAGCAAATCCCCAACAGCTCAATTTGACTGTAATTCCAGGTTCCAAAAAACCTGCAGCTGAGTTCCCAAAGGGAACATCCAATGAAGTGGCCGTTTTAGAAACAGCTCAAAAAGTAGCTGTAAAAAACAGGCAAATTAAGCCGATCAGACAACGTAAATACATGACCGGGCTAAGTCTGACCGGTATCTACATCGAAGAAGACCTACTCTATTTTCAGATCAGGCTGGAGAACCAAACAAATATTACCTACGATGTGGAACAGTTCCGCTTTTTTATCCGGGACAACAGAAAAGACAAACGAACAGCAGTACAGGAACTGGAGCAAATCCCCATTCAGATTCTTGGCAATACAGCACAAATTCCTGCCCAATCAACCCAGACTATAGTAGTCGCACTTCCCAAGTTTACCATTCCAGACCAAAAGCATTTAGGAATTGAATTAATGGAACAACAAGGCGGAAGACATTTGAAAATAAAAGTCAAAAACAACCACATTATCCATGCAGCTGTGGTAGAGTAA
- a CDS encoding PepSY domain-containing protein — MTRFQKFNRKLHLWLGITCGLIASFSGLTGSMYVWQPEISAFLNSDLLEIQQKEEFDESWLLNTVKSLIEERGGEISQIHLPYREQQTISIDFKDGKTEYFHPYSGTYLGEKSNSIKFFEKLLIYHRTLGIADYGKYIIGTSALIFVFLLLMSGLKIWWDIYGKKVSSGFKLKWNSPKRLFNYDLHKVLGIFFFLPLGFMAFSGAYFTYNSSYKEVMQVFDLPEKVNQMYVDHSIPSYRSFGEYLTHYDETYFIRAIYFPVDGNGKYKIRLIERREIQTGLRKTKEIELHQDGSVFTLSDFPNDPLSLQTAGQFYPIHIGEIGGKVGRFLVFISGFIPLVLLVSGWEIHKLKK; from the coding sequence TTGACACGCTTCCAGAAATTCAATAGAAAACTCCATCTCTGGTTAGGAATAACTTGCGGATTGATTGCATCATTCTCGGGTTTAACAGGTTCCATGTATGTATGGCAGCCCGAAATTTCCGCATTTTTAAATTCTGATTTATTGGAAATCCAGCAAAAGGAGGAATTTGATGAGAGTTGGCTGTTGAATACGGTGAAGTCCCTGATTGAAGAAAGGGGAGGGGAAATCAGTCAAATCCATTTGCCTTATAGAGAGCAGCAAACTATTTCAATCGATTTTAAAGATGGAAAAACGGAGTATTTTCATCCTTATTCGGGTACGTATCTTGGTGAAAAATCGAATTCAATTAAATTTTTCGAAAAATTATTGATTTACCACAGGACCTTGGGAATAGCCGATTATGGTAAATATATCATCGGTACCAGCGCCTTGATTTTTGTTTTCCTCCTTTTAATGTCTGGATTGAAAATTTGGTGGGATATCTATGGAAAAAAGGTGTCAAGTGGATTTAAGCTGAAATGGAATTCGCCAAAAAGACTTTTTAATTATGATTTGCATAAAGTCCTGGGAATTTTCTTCTTCCTTCCATTAGGATTTATGGCTTTCTCAGGTGCATATTTTACCTACAATTCTTCTTACAAAGAAGTCATGCAGGTTTTTGATTTGCCTGAAAAAGTAAATCAAATGTACGTAGATCATAGCATACCGTCTTATCGTTCATTTGGTGAATACTTAACTCATTATGATGAAACTTACTTCATTCGAGCCATATATTTTCCTGTGGATGGGAATGGGAAATATAAAATAAGATTGATAGAGCGTCGGGAAATTCAAACAGGACTAAGAAAAACCAAGGAAATAGAGTTGCATCAAGATGGAAGCGTCTTTACACTATCAGATTTTCCTAATGATCCCTTAAGCTTACAAACGGCCGGTCAATTCTATCCCATCCATATTGGTGAAATAGGAGGGAAAGTTGGTCGTTTTTTAGTGTTTATATCAGGATTTATCCCTTTAGTTTTGCTGGTTTCTGGTTGGGAAATTCATAAGTTAAAAAAATAG
- the traK gene encoding conjugative transposon protein TraK — MFSKPKNIDTAFRQIRLFTLTIILACLLFSGFTLYKSQQLTASLQQKVYILANGKALEAFATDRRDNILVEAKDHISAFHRYFFTLDPDEKVIIANTAKALYLADASAKRQYDNLTESNYYSNIIAGNISQEINMDSVSIDLQQTPSYFRYYGTQQLTRTGSIVTRKLVTEGYLREVSRSDNNPHGFLIEGWKTLENTDTHIQNR, encoded by the coding sequence ATGTTCAGCAAACCAAAAAACATAGACACCGCCTTTCGACAAATCCGGTTATTCACACTTACGATAATCCTCGCTTGTCTCCTCTTTTCAGGTTTCACCCTCTACAAGAGTCAGCAATTGACCGCATCGCTTCAGCAAAAAGTCTACATCCTGGCCAATGGAAAGGCTTTGGAAGCTTTTGCAACAGACCGCAGGGATAATATTCTAGTCGAGGCAAAAGATCATATATCCGCCTTTCATCGGTATTTCTTCACACTCGATCCTGATGAAAAAGTCATCATCGCCAATACAGCCAAAGCACTCTATCTGGCAGATGCTTCTGCAAAACGTCAATACGATAACCTGACGGAAAGCAATTACTACTCAAATATCATTGCAGGGAATATCAGTCAGGAAATCAACATGGACAGTGTATCCATTGATCTGCAGCAAACCCCGTCTTACTTCCGGTATTATGGTACCCAGCAGTTGACCCGGACAGGCTCCATCGTTACCCGAAAACTAGTAACTGAAGGTTACCTGCGCGAGGTGTCCCGCAGTGATAATAATCCTCATGGTTTCCTGATCGAAGGCTGGAAGACATTGGAAAATACAGATACACATATTCAAAACCGCTAA
- a CDS encoding TerB family tellurite resistance protein yields MKKLLILLFPLIFTINIQPASAQADEIAQLLLNVTKLSQLKQILSDLEKGYNTLNSGYSQISNIASGNFTIHEAFLDGLLQVNPTVKNYYKVAEIISFQIKLVKDYKSAFTKLKNSGQFTSREISYLSSVYNNLFKKSLQQLDELTLVLTANRLRMSDEERLAAIDQIHTHMQDQLIFLIAFNQENQVLAISRIKANQEVNGIKNLYQ; encoded by the coding sequence ATGAAAAAATTACTGATACTGCTTTTCCCGCTCATTTTCACGATAAACATTCAGCCAGCATCTGCACAGGCAGACGAAATTGCTCAGTTACTATTGAATGTCACCAAACTGAGCCAGCTCAAGCAAATACTCAGCGATCTGGAAAAAGGATACAACACACTGAACTCCGGCTATTCACAGATTTCAAATATCGCGTCAGGAAATTTCACAATCCATGAAGCCTTCCTGGATGGCTTGCTACAAGTAAATCCAACGGTAAAAAACTATTACAAAGTCGCAGAAATTATCAGTTTTCAAATCAAGTTGGTGAAGGATTACAAATCGGCCTTTACGAAACTTAAAAACTCCGGTCAGTTCACGAGCAGGGAAATTTCTTACCTCTCTTCAGTGTATAACAATCTCTTCAAAAAAAGTCTGCAACAGCTCGACGAACTAACCTTAGTCTTAACTGCAAATAGACTTAGGATGTCAGATGAGGAACGCTTGGCAGCCATTGATCAGATCCATACCCACATGCAAGACCAGCTGATTTTTCTAATTGCATTCAATCAGGAGAACCAGGTTCTGGCAATTAGCCGAATCAAGGCAAATCAGGAAGTAAATGGAATCAAAAACCTCTATCAATAA
- a CDS encoding conjugal transfer protein TraI, which yields MISSHKNIRLTVLLTVLCVAFILPPTRTQAAATIPIVEIIKAAVKKVIVAVDLQIQRQQNKVIWLQNAQKVLENTMSKLKLDEISSWTEKQRELYEKYFDELQQVKSAISSYHRVRDIAQKQTLIVTEYKKVWAVIQQDDHFTIQEKEYMGQVYAGILGDTVENLDQLSILIKAFTLQMSDGERLTLLNETALKVDQNYQDLLSFNRSNGQLSLQRARSNTEISHIQLLYGIQP from the coding sequence ATGATTAGCTCCCATAAAAACATCCGCCTTACAGTCCTGCTCACGGTACTTTGTGTAGCATTTATCCTTCCGCCAACCCGGACTCAGGCGGCAGCAACAATTCCTATTGTGGAGATCATTAAGGCTGCTGTCAAGAAAGTCATCGTTGCAGTAGATCTTCAAATCCAGAGGCAGCAAAATAAAGTGATCTGGCTACAGAATGCCCAAAAAGTATTGGAAAACACCATGTCCAAACTCAAGTTGGATGAGATCTCCAGCTGGACAGAAAAGCAACGCGAACTCTACGAAAAATATTTCGACGAGCTCCAACAGGTCAAATCAGCGATTTCCAGCTACCATCGGGTGCGTGACATCGCCCAAAAACAAACACTGATTGTCACTGAATACAAAAAAGTCTGGGCAGTAATCCAGCAGGATGATCATTTCACCATCCAGGAAAAAGAGTACATGGGGCAGGTGTATGCCGGAATTCTGGGAGATACGGTAGAAAACCTGGATCAACTGTCAATTCTTATCAAAGCATTTACCCTTCAAATGAGTGATGGAGAAAGACTGACCCTACTGAATGAAACTGCTCTAAAGGTAGACCAAAACTACCAGGACTTGCTCTCATTTAACCGCAGCAACGGACAGCTGAGTTTACAACGGGCGAGAAGCAACACAGAGATTTCACACATACAGCTACTCTACGGGATCCAACCCTAA
- a CDS encoding TonB-dependent receptor, which yields MKYCLTIVAILFSISAFSQSVLTGKITDQKDQPLIGVSVYVQSLQKGAVSDHTGKFEIAGLDKGTYKVSFSMIGYLTEVVEISVDGEGKLEWFQVLMEDLANLNEIVVSASRHSEFLSEIPASVTVVNEKQLEDLSQSTSNISEILEFTVPGLGVSTGTFSNWGQTLRGRSLLVMVDGIPQSSPLRNGQLGIKSVSPLDISRVEVIKGATSIFGNGGNGGFINYITKRPNASRKIEGTTSLWGTSNLAKTKDALGYGVYQSLKGKLDKFSYLVSGSFEQTGNKYDANGDVILPTYGLDNTQIVTGLAKIDYQLSDKQSITLGGNIYNSRQDTPFIPVPASFEVQENGDYTLTPGYGVEGSIEGEEPTGSKLINGQLTYNYYSIFRGSTDFATDLYYQNTKNVFFYSDKFENGGQSVINAEKFGIRPNFTSNIPTKGSTNITLIYGLDLLNDKTNQGLLDGRLWVPNIDMFSWAPYLQSTVKFDQDWVLKVGMRYDDMRLNIDDYNTLPYSALSDGNFTPSVAVEGGVIGFNNLSFNAGLRFIKHQEFIPYVSYSQGFSISDLGSVLRSATASNINDIQLEPAVTENFEFGFTSMFNNFKLEAVGYYSTSNLGTGVVFDESINSFVPSKQPQNIYGAEVALDYRAFDSKLLLGVSYSYVEGVNKSTGSGSTLTYLGGDVINAPKLTAYVTYNPSDKISTSLRMTSLGDRDRFDPYLDGAGNYTYRHTQFPVEGYTLVNWSANYQMLENLGLSLAINNLLNEFYLPARSQWAAPLKTFSGTGEGINAKLSLQYNF from the coding sequence TTGGGGTTAGTGTTTATGTCCAATCTTTGCAAAAAGGAGCAGTCTCGGACCATACTGGTAAATTTGAAATAGCAGGATTGGACAAAGGAACGTACAAGGTTTCATTCAGTATGATCGGTTATTTGACAGAAGTAGTGGAAATTTCAGTTGATGGTGAAGGAAAGTTAGAGTGGTTTCAGGTTCTTATGGAAGATCTAGCCAACCTAAATGAAATAGTCGTGTCTGCGAGCAGGCATTCAGAATTTCTTTCGGAAATCCCCGCTTCCGTTACTGTTGTGAATGAAAAACAGTTGGAAGACCTGAGTCAATCTACAAGTAATATCAGTGAAATTCTGGAATTTACGGTTCCAGGTTTGGGTGTTTCCACAGGTACTTTTTCCAACTGGGGGCAAACATTGAGAGGTCGTTCCCTATTGGTAATGGTCGACGGGATTCCCCAATCTTCACCTTTGAGAAATGGGCAACTCGGAATCAAATCTGTCAGTCCTTTGGATATTAGCAGAGTAGAAGTGATCAAAGGAGCTACTTCAATTTTTGGTAACGGAGGAAACGGAGGGTTTATCAACTACATTACCAAAAGACCGAATGCTTCAAGAAAAATCGAAGGCACCACAAGTCTGTGGGGCACGTCCAATTTAGCTAAAACCAAGGATGCATTGGGATATGGGGTTTACCAATCCCTAAAAGGAAAATTGGATAAATTCAGCTATTTAGTAAGTGGTAGTTTTGAACAAACTGGAAATAAATACGATGCAAATGGTGATGTGATCCTGCCAACTTATGGATTGGATAATACCCAAATCGTAACCGGATTAGCGAAAATTGACTATCAGCTATCAGATAAACAGTCAATTACTTTGGGAGGGAATATTTATAATTCACGTCAGGACACTCCTTTTATACCTGTTCCAGCGAGTTTTGAGGTACAGGAGAATGGTGATTATACCTTAACTCCAGGATACGGAGTCGAGGGATCCATTGAAGGAGAGGAACCAACTGGCTCAAAATTGATCAATGGACAGTTAACGTATAATTATTACTCGATTTTTAGAGGTTCCACCGATTTTGCCACCGATCTATATTATCAGAACACCAAAAATGTGTTCTTTTATTCAGACAAATTCGAGAATGGAGGGCAATCTGTGATCAATGCAGAAAAATTCGGTATCAGACCAAATTTCACCTCTAATATCCCAACCAAAGGCTCCACAAACATTACTTTAATTTATGGTCTGGATTTATTGAATGACAAAACGAACCAAGGTCTTCTTGATGGTAGATTATGGGTTCCCAATATTGATATGTTCAGTTGGGCTCCGTATTTGCAATCTACCGTCAAATTTGACCAAGATTGGGTGCTTAAAGTTGGGATGAGGTATGATGATATGCGATTGAATATTGATGATTATAATACCCTTCCATATTCTGCCCTTAGCGACGGTAATTTTACTCCTTCAGTAGCAGTCGAAGGAGGGGTCATTGGGTTTAATAACCTATCATTTAACGCAGGGCTTAGATTTATTAAGCATCAGGAATTTATTCCATATGTTAGTTATTCTCAGGGTTTCTCTATCTCTGATTTAGGCTCTGTTTTGAGATCTGCTACGGCATCCAATATCAACGATATTCAGCTCGAGCCGGCCGTGACTGAGAATTTTGAATTTGGGTTTACTTCCATGTTCAATAATTTCAAACTGGAGGCAGTGGGATATTATAGTACGTCAAATTTGGGTACCGGGGTGGTATTTGACGAATCCATTAATTCCTTTGTTCCCTCAAAACAGCCACAGAATATCTATGGGGCTGAAGTTGCATTGGACTATAGAGCTTTTGACAGTAAACTACTATTGGGAGTGAGCTATTCTTATGTTGAAGGGGTCAACAAAAGTACTGGCAGTGGAAGCACCTTAACCTACCTTGGCGGTGATGTCATTAATGCTCCCAAATTGACAGCCTATGTTACCTACAACCCAAGTGATAAAATCAGTACCTCACTTCGGATGACCTCTTTGGGAGATAGAGATCGATTTGATCCATATCTGGATGGAGCCGGAAATTATACCTATAGACATACCCAGTTTCCAGTAGAAGGATATACTCTTGTAAATTGGTCTGCTAACTATCAAATGCTAGAAAATCTAGGCCTTTCTTTGGCTATCAATAATTTGTTGAATGAGTTTTATTTGCCAGCCAGATCACAATGGGCAGCTCCTTTAAAGACTTTTTCTGGAACAGGGGAAGGAATCAATGCGAAGTTAAGCCTTCAATACAATTTCTAA
- the traM gene encoding conjugative transposon protein TraM, with amino-acid sequence MTNTTTQKQQQKRKFLLMLPLLTVPFLTFTFWALGGGNGIATDPMQSQQSGINMELPGIADNKTQVLDKLGHYKKSQTDSARFLQAVKNDPYYRMAYKPEKSTGIEDQLTDSQSLENGRLGSVPMAEFQDPNERLIMEKLEALNQTLMEKPIAKVHDKKVETNQLTQTAGDPTLSADLDRLDHMMQQMQAGNASTDPEMQQMSQLLEQILDIQHPERVQARIRSNQIQQQNQVFSVNPISNTQHISSLDPTEAATAGEIVTAERNGFFGLESPDDINEQANSIKAVIHETQTLTSGATVKLRLTEAASINGLTIPKDQLVYGTASLNGERLKIEIQHIRVHDQILPVALTVHDADGMEGIYIPGSLSREVTAQASDRAIQGFGISTFDTSLEAQAASAGIETAKTFLSKKTKLIQFTLKAGYQIWLSDEKTNANF; translated from the coding sequence ATGACTAACACAACAACCCAAAAACAACAGCAGAAACGAAAATTTCTTCTAATGCTACCCCTGCTCACAGTACCCTTTTTGACTTTTACATTCTGGGCTCTCGGCGGTGGAAACGGGATAGCAACTGATCCTATGCAAAGCCAGCAAAGTGGAATCAACATGGAGCTGCCAGGTATTGCAGATAATAAAACCCAAGTACTTGACAAGCTAGGGCATTATAAAAAGTCCCAAACAGACTCTGCTAGATTTCTACAGGCAGTAAAGAATGACCCGTACTATCGCATGGCTTATAAACCGGAAAAAAGCACCGGTATTGAGGATCAACTAACTGATTCCCAATCCTTGGAAAATGGCAGGTTGGGAAGTGTTCCTATGGCTGAATTTCAGGACCCGAATGAACGGTTGATTATGGAAAAACTGGAAGCACTCAACCAAACGCTTATGGAAAAGCCGATTGCTAAAGTCCACGATAAAAAAGTTGAGACAAACCAACTCACTCAAACTGCCGGTGATCCAACACTAAGCGCAGACTTAGATCGGCTAGATCACATGATGCAGCAGATGCAGGCAGGAAATGCAAGCACAGATCCTGAAATGCAGCAAATGAGCCAGTTACTCGAACAGATTCTGGACATACAGCATCCTGAACGTGTACAAGCCAGAATACGCTCCAACCAGATCCAGCAGCAAAACCAGGTATTTAGTGTAAACCCAATTTCTAATACTCAACATATTTCCAGTTTAGACCCTACTGAGGCAGCTACTGCAGGAGAAATAGTTACGGCAGAGAGAAATGGCTTCTTTGGCTTAGAAAGTCCAGACGATATAAATGAGCAGGCAAACTCCATTAAAGCTGTAATCCATGAAACACAAACACTGACATCAGGAGCTACAGTGAAACTTCGGTTGACTGAGGCAGCAAGTATCAATGGGCTAACTATTCCCAAAGATCAACTGGTATATGGCACCGCTTCACTCAACGGTGAACGTCTAAAAATTGAAATCCAGCACATTCGGGTACATGACCAGATCCTACCCGTGGCTTTGACTGTTCATGATGCAGATGGAATGGAAGGAATTTACATCCCAGGATCACTATCAAGAGAAGTGACTGCACAAGCTAGTGATCGGGCAATTCAGGGATTTGGGATCAGCACATTCGATACCTCACTGGAAGCTCAGGCTGCAAGTGCGGGAATCGAAACGGCAAAAACCTTCTTAAGCAAAAAGACCAAACTGATTCAGTTTACGCTAAAAGCAGGTTATCAGATCTGGCTCAGTGATGAAAAAACCAACGCTAACTTCTAA
- the traJ gene encoding conjugative transposon protein TraJ, whose amino-acid sequence MKVIPKSIAIILFSILLPLTTQAQVGYDRGLHGVLEDLYSEMMPLCSQLISVAQGIAAFGALWYIASRVWRSIANAEPIDFYPLFRPFAIGFCILLFPSVLSLINGVMNPTVNATASMMDNSNQAIENLLKHKEEVVKGTIKGQMYRSNYREGDYEKWLKYTQGLPEEATAPEEGFLESLWNNELFSNAKWSFNFKHWIKQALAEILQLLFEAAALCINTLRTFQMVVLSILGPLVFGLSVYDGFQHTLTVWLARYINIYLWLPVANIFGAIISTVQEKMLVLDIGQIESTGDTFFSATDTGYLIFLVIGIIGYFSVPSVANYIVHAASGGALPHKASSFFTQAAFSTVSMASSAAKIATTRGSSMSADSYGDKAGSMNQSMASRGTAAGYFKDGSDFQSSKLKGNS is encoded by the coding sequence ATGAAAGTAATTCCTAAATCCATAGCTATCATTTTATTCTCCATCCTTCTACCACTGACTACTCAGGCCCAGGTGGGCTATGATAGAGGACTCCATGGCGTGTTGGAAGACCTTTACTCTGAGATGATGCCATTATGCAGTCAATTGATCAGCGTGGCTCAGGGAATTGCTGCCTTTGGAGCTTTATGGTATATCGCCTCCAGAGTCTGGCGATCCATAGCAAATGCTGAGCCCATAGACTTCTATCCCTTGTTCCGGCCATTTGCCATCGGCTTTTGTATCCTGCTATTCCCATCTGTTCTTTCCCTGATCAATGGAGTGATGAATCCAACTGTCAACGCTACAGCCTCGATGATGGACAATTCCAACCAAGCTATTGAAAACCTTCTGAAGCATAAAGAAGAAGTCGTTAAAGGGACTATTAAAGGCCAAATGTACCGAAGTAATTACAGGGAGGGGGATTATGAAAAATGGTTGAAATACACTCAGGGTTTGCCTGAGGAAGCTACTGCTCCGGAGGAAGGTTTTTTAGAATCTTTATGGAACAACGAACTTTTCTCAAATGCAAAATGGAGCTTCAATTTTAAACATTGGATCAAACAAGCCCTTGCTGAAATATTGCAATTGCTATTTGAAGCTGCCGCGCTTTGCATCAATACCCTGAGAACCTTTCAGATGGTTGTTCTATCCATTCTGGGTCCCTTGGTTTTCGGTCTATCTGTCTATGATGGATTCCAGCATACTCTTACGGTCTGGCTTGCCCGCTATATTAATATCTACCTCTGGCTACCCGTGGCCAATATCTTCGGTGCCATCATCAGCACCGTACAGGAAAAAATGCTCGTGCTGGACATAGGACAAATCGAAAGCACCGGGGACACCTTCTTCTCTGCCACAGATACAGGATACCTGATCTTTTTGGTGATCGGTATCATAGGCTATTTCTCAGTACCCTCAGTAGCCAACTACATTGTCCATGCTGCTTCAGGTGGAGCACTTCCGCATAAAGCATCCAGCTTTTTCACTCAAGCTGCATTCAGCACTGTTTCCATGGCCAGCTCCGCCGCCAAAATAGCTACAACACGAGGATCAAGTATGTCTGCTGATTCCTATGGGGATAAGGCAGGAAGCATGAACCAGTCCATGGCTTCACGTGGTACGGCTGCCGGTTATTTCAAGGATGGCAGTGATTTTCAATCCAGCAAACTTAAAGGCAACTCTTAA